Proteins encoded together in one bacterium window:
- a CDS encoding ABC transporter substrate-binding protein, with protein sequence MFGRWMGRTAAAGLAAAVAAAMLAPASPVLGQGAPIKIAAIFAATGPASSLGKPEQDTAHMLQAEWSAAGGIGGRPVQIITYDTETDPTKAALLIKKAVTEDGVLAVVGGTISPESQAMADYAMQADVPFMSVAASTTLTVPTRRWVFQTPQRNAIAADKALQYLVAARVKTYAFLYRNDDFGQDGLVALRTYGIHAGVTLVDSEPFGATDTDLSPQVVRARAKNPGAMVVWSTPPTASIAAKNIRQLGIRVPIVESHGIANRAFIQLAGPAADGVVFPSGKLLVADQLPASDPQKALLLKYAHDFEAASHYTANTFGGHAFDGLTMLADAIRHVGSDRGKIRDYLEHLRGFVGTGGVFTMSPENHNGLTVSDMVLVVIKNGNWAIWK encoded by the coding sequence ATGTTCGGCAGGTGGATGGGACGGACGGCCGCCGCGGGACTGGCGGCGGCGGTGGCTGCCGCGATGCTGGCGCCGGCGTCACCGGTACTGGGCCAGGGGGCTCCGATCAAGATCGCGGCCATCTTCGCGGCGACGGGCCCCGCAAGCTCGCTCGGCAAGCCCGAACAGGACACGGCGCACATGCTGCAGGCCGAGTGGAGCGCGGCCGGCGGCATCGGCGGGCGGCCCGTCCAGATCATCACCTACGATACGGAGACCGACCCGACGAAGGCGGCCCTCCTGATCAAGAAGGCCGTCACGGAAGACGGCGTGCTCGCGGTGGTCGGCGGCACGATTAGCCCCGAGTCTCAGGCGATGGCCGACTACGCGATGCAGGCCGACGTACCGTTCATGTCGGTTGCCGCCAGTACGACGCTCACTGTGCCGACCCGGCGGTGGGTGTTCCAGACGCCGCAGCGCAACGCGATCGCCGCGGACAAAGCGCTGCAATACCTTGTCGCGGCCCGCGTCAAGACGTACGCGTTTCTGTATCGAAACGACGACTTCGGCCAGGACGGCCTCGTCGCCCTTCGCACGTACGGCATCCATGCGGGCGTCACCCTCGTGGACTCTGAGCCGTTCGGGGCGACGGATACCGACCTCAGCCCCCAGGTCGTGCGCGCGCGGGCGAAAAACCCCGGCGCGATGGTAGTATGGAGCACGCCGCCCACCGCATCGATCGCGGCCAAGAACATCCGGCAGCTCGGCATCCGCGTCCCGATCGTCGAGAGCCACGGCATCGCAAACCGAGCGTTCATCCAGCTGGCCGGTCCGGCCGCGGACGGCGTGGTCTTCCCCTCCGGCAAGCTCCTCGTCGCCGACCAGCTGCCGGCGTCGGATCCGCAGAAGGCGCTCCTCCTCAAGTACGCGCACGACTTCGAGGCCGCGAGCCACTATACGGCCAATACGTTCGGCGGCCACGCCTTCGACGGCCTGACGATGCTCGCGGACGCGATCCGGCACGTCGGGTCCGACCGCGGGAAGATCCGGGACTACCTGGAGCACCTGCGGGGCTTCGTCGGCACAGGCGGCGTCTTCACCATGTCGCCGGAGAACCACAACGGGCTCACGGTGTCGGACATGGTGTTGGTTGTGATCAAGAACGGCAATTGGGCGATCTGGAAGTAG